In Panthera tigris isolate Pti1 chromosome C1, P.tigris_Pti1_mat1.1, whole genome shotgun sequence, the following proteins share a genomic window:
- the DIRAS3 gene encoding GTP-binding protein Di-Ras3 produces the protein MNNKCFGFKKLLIQNGWFSGCVLCPPCLSHILFVPPEQEQGLWHRGAWFVWRVQECAGAEGGACGFPNVYLPVIEKTYRQVLSCRSSLGALHFTDTAHGHRYLDLQRLAIAFILVYSVTKKQTVEELKPFGELFRKVKSNNLNKYSIYWCAANAMKAAGS, from the coding sequence ATGAACAATAAGTGCTTTGGCTTCAAGAAACTGCTGATTCAGAACGGCTGGTTCAGTGGCTGTGTCCTCTGCCCGCCCTGCTTGTCACACATTCTTTTCGTGCCCCCAGAGCAAGAGCAGGGCTTATGGCATCGTGGCGCATGGTTCGTATGGCGTGTGCAAGAGTGCGCTGGTGCAGAGGGCGGAGCGTGCGGCTTTCCCAATGTGTATCTGCCAGTCATTGAGAAGACCTATCGCCAGGTGCTGAGCTGCAGATCCAGCCTTGGGGCTCTGCACTTCACCGACACCGCCCATGGCCACCGCTACCTGGATCTCCAGCGCCTCGCCATTGCCTTCATCCTGGTGTATTCAGTCACCAAGAAGCAAACCGTGGAGGAGCTGAAGCCCTTCGGTGAGCTGTTCCGCAAAGTCAAAAGCAACAACTTGAATAAGTATTCTATCTACTGGTGTGCAGCCAACGCAATGAAAGCGGCTGGGAGCTGA